Below is a genomic region from Ancylomarina subtilis.
TGCGCCAGACTAATATCTTCGTTCAACTCCTTAATAATTCCTTTTTTTAGTTTGTGAGTAAATACGGTGTTGGGATCGTACATTAAATGATATGAGGAGATGTGTTGAATATTTAATTCGAATACTTTCTCAAGATTCTCTTCCCATTTTTTCAAACTCAAACCAGGAACACCATAAATTTGATCGACAGAGATATTATCAAAACCATAAGTTTGTGCTCTTTTTATGGCATCATATGCTTGCTGACCTGTGTGACGTCGATTCATTAAAATCAGATCTTCATCATGAAAAGATTGAATCCCCACGGATAGTCGGTTGACCGATGTTTCTTTTAAATCTTTCAGATAGTCGTGCGTTAAATCATCAGGATTGGCTTCTAAGGTTATTTCTGCATTCTTATTTATAATAAAGTGCTTTCCAACTTCAAGGATTAAAGATTGAATTTCCTCTGGTGAATAAACCGAGGGCGTTCCTCCACCAAAGTAGATGCTATCAATTTGACTTCCCGAAAGGTAATTTTTTCGGTCATTCAATTCTTTTTTTAAACAAACGAGCATTCTTTCTTTTGCTTGAAGACTGATACTTTTATGAAAGGCACAGTAGTGACAAAGTTGTTTGCAAAAGGGAATATGAAAATAAATACCTGACATATAGGCTTGATTAAAAGTTTAAAAAGAGACCTTTCATTTCAGAACGATAGAGCACATATTATATTGTATTCAATAGTATTTGAAATGCTGGTGCAACATTAGTTAAAAATTGTCGTCTTTCAGATAGTTGATACCAAC
It encodes:
- the hemW gene encoding radical SAM family heme chaperone HemW, which encodes MSGIYFHIPFCKQLCHYCAFHKSISLQAKERMLVCLKKELNDRKNYLSGSQIDSIYFGGGTPSVYSPEEIQSLILEVGKHFIINKNAEITLEANPDDLTHDYLKDLKETSVNRLSVGIQSFHDEDLILMNRRHTGQQAYDAIKRAQTYGFDNISVDQIYGVPGLSLKKWEENLEKVFELNIQHISSYHLMYDPNTVFTHKLKKGIIKELNEDISLAQYKHLISEAKKHGFLHYEISNFSQVGLESKHNSSYWQQKMYLGLGPSAHSYNLDRREWNISDNLKYMKAVEEGGVYSEYEELSFNDRFNDYVLTSLRTMWGLDLDLVKREFGESYYQYCQEKANKFIQSEDVRIEKEHIILTDKGVFISNDVMSDFFFIEE